In Chryseobacterium gotjawalense, the following are encoded in one genomic region:
- a CDS encoding SusC/RagA family TonB-linked outer membrane protein: MKKILSTIGLVSGCLVFSAIHSQVQAQTRTATGTVNNGEKPISGVTVTQEGTNQVTTTSSSGTFSLQITGENPVLIFRHPEYGERRISTDGKSTFTISLSEKVKSIEEVVLNAGYYNVKAKESTGSIAKITAKDIQNQPVNNVLSAVQGRMAGVNITQNSGNAGGGYDVQIRGRNSLRNPLNSATDGNQPLYVVDGVPFSGELSSTYSVGVLPLKNISPLNSINPNDIESIEVLKDADATAIYGSRGGNGVILITTKKGKSSPVRLNLNTGTSFSKVASTLKMMNTAEYIAMRKKAFANVGITTFPANAYDINGAWDQTRYTDWQKELIGRTAGNTTVQLSLSGGSEKNSFLVSASHSDQTSVFPGDHHFKTNTVSTHFNHQSADRKFSLGLANAFSETSNNNMDTDYTNKALSLSPDAPSLYDVLGNLNWQKNTFNNPLSQLNASYSNKTKYLNQNLNVTYQPWIDFAFKMNTGITFQDIEEFSLTPNTVFNPASPSGANASSSSASRGTGSVFSYIAEPQISWTKKYSRHQWNILLGSTFQESQSKISAIRGTGFSSNALIYNIAAANTISFSDFRTIQYRYAAVFSRLNYQFANRYILNLTARRDGSSRFGANNRFANFGAVGAAWILSEEQFLKNSSWLSFAKLRASFGQSGSDAIGDYQFTDTYTLSSSSYNNIPGLYPSRLYNPDFSWEKTNKLETALEIAFLKNRISLTAAWYRNRSSNQLVGIPLPATTGFSTILSNLNATVENSGFEAETSIIPLKSENFQWNASFNISVPKNKLLSFPGLEGSTYANSYTVGESIYAVKLFDYQGIDPATGKYVFTDYNGDGKITAPDDARAIKNLGPKYFGGFQNEISYKKVKLSFLFQFVKQEAYNYIRTMSTPGVIVNQPVEFLNVWSAANPSGIIMPYTPGTDAATNALTTNFKNSTGAVGDASYIRLKNLQLNYGIPLQSTFVREATLYMQGQNLLTWTNYFGLDPEMVTSGYLPPLKTLSLGFQLTF, translated from the coding sequence GTCTGGTGTTTTCTGCGATTCATTCGCAGGTGCAGGCACAAACCCGTACTGCTACGGGCACGGTCAACAACGGTGAAAAACCCATTAGCGGCGTGACCGTCACGCAGGAAGGAACCAATCAAGTGACTACCACATCCTCCTCCGGAACGTTCAGCCTCCAGATTACCGGTGAAAATCCTGTACTTATTTTCCGACATCCGGAATATGGTGAAAGAAGAATCAGTACCGATGGGAAATCTACTTTTACTATATCTCTTTCAGAAAAAGTAAAGTCTATTGAAGAGGTAGTACTCAATGCGGGATATTACAATGTGAAAGCCAAGGAAAGTACGGGCAGCATTGCGAAAATCACCGCAAAAGACATTCAGAATCAACCGGTAAACAATGTCCTTTCAGCAGTACAGGGGAGAATGGCTGGGGTAAACATTACCCAGAACAGCGGCAACGCAGGTGGTGGCTATGACGTACAGATTCGGGGCAGAAATAGTTTACGCAATCCACTGAACAGTGCTACCGATGGAAATCAGCCACTTTACGTTGTTGATGGCGTACCGTTTTCCGGTGAACTTTCTTCTACCTATTCTGTAGGAGTGCTGCCTTTAAAAAATATCAGCCCGCTCAACAGCATCAATCCCAATGACATTGAAAGTATAGAAGTTCTAAAGGATGCAGATGCAACAGCCATTTATGGTTCCAGAGGGGGTAATGGGGTAATTTTAATTACCACGAAAAAGGGAAAATCATCACCTGTTCGATTGAACCTGAACACGGGTACAAGCTTCAGCAAAGTCGCCTCTACACTCAAAATGATGAATACTGCTGAATATATTGCCATGCGCAAAAAGGCTTTTGCCAATGTAGGCATAACAACCTTCCCCGCCAATGCATACGACATCAATGGTGCATGGGATCAAACTCGATATACAGATTGGCAGAAAGAGCTCATTGGCAGAACCGCCGGGAATACTACCGTGCAACTTTCCCTATCTGGTGGTTCCGAAAAAAACAGCTTTTTAGTAAGCGCTTCCCATAGTGATCAAACTTCAGTATTTCCCGGTGATCATCATTTTAAGACCAATACCGTTTCTACCCATTTTAACCATCAATCTGCAGACCGTAAGTTTTCACTGGGATTAGCGAATGCTTTTTCGGAAACAAGCAATAACAATATGGATACCGATTATACCAACAAAGCATTAAGTCTGTCTCCAGATGCACCATCCCTTTATGATGTCTTGGGAAATTTAAACTGGCAGAAAAACACCTTTAACAATCCACTTTCTCAACTGAATGCAAGTTATTCAAACAAAACCAAATACCTGAATCAAAATCTCAATGTAACCTACCAGCCTTGGATTGATTTTGCCTTTAAAATGAATACAGGGATAACTTTTCAGGATATAGAAGAATTTTCTCTTACTCCCAACACCGTTTTTAATCCAGCCTCTCCTTCTGGGGCAAATGCCTCTAGCTCCTCTGCTTCCCGCGGTACGGGATCTGTTTTTTCCTATATCGCAGAACCTCAAATCTCGTGGACCAAAAAATACAGCCGCCATCAATGGAATATACTGCTTGGATCTACTTTCCAGGAAAGCCAGTCCAAGATTTCTGCCATTCGGGGTACCGGCTTTTCAAGCAATGCATTAATCTATAATATTGCTGCAGCAAATACCATTTCGTTCTCCGATTTCAGAACCATACAATACCGATATGCCGCAGTTTTTTCGCGATTAAATTACCAGTTTGCAAATCGTTATATACTTAATTTAACTGCAAGAAGAGATGGCTCAAGCCGCTTTGGTGCTAATAATCGTTTCGCAAATTTTGGTGCGGTGGGTGCTGCCTGGATACTTTCTGAAGAGCAGTTTTTGAAAAACAGTTCCTGGTTATCTTTTGCAAAACTAAGGGCAAGCTTTGGTCAGTCAGGTAGTGATGCAATCGGAGATTACCAGTTTACTGATACCTACACCTTATCCTCCTCTTCTTATAATAATATTCCGGGGCTCTATCCTTCCCGTTTATACAATCCTGATTTTTCTTGGGAAAAAACGAACAAACTGGAAACCGCACTGGAAATTGCTTTCTTAAAAAATCGCATCTCTTTAACAGCCGCTTGGTACAGAAACAGATCTTCTAATCAATTGGTCGGGATTCCTTTACCTGCTACCACTGGCTTTAGCACTATCCTTTCTAATCTCAATGCAACGGTAGAAAACAGTGGATTTGAAGCAGAGACCTCCATCATTCCTTTGAAATCAGAAAACTTCCAATGGAATGCTTCTTTTAACATCAGTGTTCCCAAAAATAAACTGCTTTCTTTCCCCGGATTGGAAGGTTCTACGTATGCCAATTCTTATACAGTCGGTGAATCGATCTATGCGGTAAAATTGTTTGACTACCAGGGCATCGACCCTGCAACTGGCAAATATGTTTTTACAGATTATAATGGGGATGGTAAAATTACGGCTCCAGATGACGCCCGGGCAATTAAAAATTTAGGACCAAAATATTTTGGTGGATTCCAAAATGAAATCTCCTATAAAAAGGTAAAGCTCTCATTTCTGTTTCAGTTCGTAAAACAGGAGGCCTATAATTATATCAGAACCATGAGCACTCCCGGAGTGATTGTAAACCAACCGGTCGAATTTCTAAATGTCTGGTCTGCAGCCAATCCTTCTGGAATTATAATGCCCTATACTCCAGGGACTGATGCAGCAACGAATGCGCTCACAACAAATTTTAAAAACAGTACAGGGGCGGTTGGGGATGCTTCTTACATCAGATTAAAAAACCTTCAGCTGAATTACGGTATTCCACTTCAAAGCACATTTGTTCGCGAAGCGACTTTGTATATGCAAGGTCAAAATCTTTTGACCTGGACCAATTATTTCGGTCTGGATCCTGAAATGGTGACCTCTGGATATCTCCCTCCCCTTAAAACGTTGTCCTTAGGATTTCAATTAACTTTTTAA
- a CDS encoding RagB/SusD family nutrient uptake outer membrane protein, which produces MITKKIITRNTVVLALFLCMIHSCEEALEVNPPINQINANQVFESTSTADAALSSLYAELQAYSLLSGSSSGAGALLGSYTDELVNYSTASNADFDIFSNSMVSTNTKIKSVWANAYKEIYMANAIIEGVNKSTAIADLDKKRIKGEALFVRALIYYYISQIFGAIPYVTTTDYTVNQSLAKTNETELLVKIQNDLSESSSLLNDIYRNPDRIYPNKKTADLLLASVLMTQNHWQDAEILLKGIIQNALYTWQPDLSKTFKMNGKHILWQLKPLQANNATSEALLYYFTTALPNTYTLSDNLFASFDTNDLRKQQWIKTLTINQKNYYRTDKYRNISANTDEYSIVFRLEETYLLLAESLAQQDKKTEALTYLNAVKAKAGITATPVSATKEQILSEIINENRKEFFTEKGIRFLSLKRAGKLNGLLSTKPNWKTYHQNWPLPNSELLLNPHLNPQNDGY; this is translated from the coding sequence ATGATTACCAAAAAAATAATCACCAGAAATACAGTGGTACTTGCCCTTTTTCTTTGCATGATACACTCTTGTGAAGAAGCACTGGAAGTGAACCCGCCAATCAACCAGATCAATGCAAATCAGGTGTTTGAATCGACGAGTACCGCAGATGCTGCATTAAGCAGCCTTTATGCAGAACTACAGGCTTATTCACTATTGAGTGGCTCATCGTCGGGCGCAGGAGCACTTCTCGGCTCGTATACCGATGAATTAGTGAACTACAGCACAGCCTCCAATGCTGATTTTGATATCTTCAGCAATAGCATGGTTTCAACGAACACCAAAATAAAATCGGTCTGGGCAAATGCGTACAAAGAAATCTATATGGCAAATGCCATCATTGAAGGGGTTAATAAAAGCACAGCGATTGCAGATCTGGATAAAAAACGGATAAAAGGAGAAGCGCTCTTTGTTCGCGCACTTATTTATTATTATATCAGCCAGATTTTTGGAGCCATTCCTTATGTAACAACCACCGATTACACCGTAAATCAATCGCTCGCAAAAACCAATGAAACAGAACTTTTAGTTAAAATTCAGAATGACCTGTCCGAATCTTCATCGCTTTTAAACGACATTTATAGAAATCCTGACAGAATATATCCCAACAAAAAAACCGCAGACTTACTCCTTGCTTCCGTTTTGATGACCCAAAATCACTGGCAGGATGCTGAAATCTTGTTGAAAGGAATTATTCAAAATGCCCTTTATACCTGGCAACCCGATTTGTCTAAAACTTTTAAAATGAATGGGAAACATATTTTGTGGCAATTAAAGCCTTTGCAGGCAAATAATGCAACCAGTGAAGCACTCCTGTACTATTTCACAACGGCTTTACCAAATACATACACCCTTTCTGATAACTTGTTTGCTTCTTTTGACACCAACGACCTCCGAAAGCAGCAATGGATAAAAACGCTGACCATTAACCAGAAAAATTACTATCGCACAGATAAGTATCGCAATATCTCAGCGAATACGGATGAATATTCGATTGTATTTCGTTTGGAAGAAACCTATTTACTTTTAGCAGAATCCTTGGCACAACAGGATAAAAAAACAGAAGCCTTAACTTATCTCAATGCAGTAAAAGCAAAAGCAGGCATTACTGCAACTCCTGTTTCGGCGACCAAAGAGCAAATATTGTCCGAAATAATCAATGAAAACAGGAAAGAATTTTTTACAGAAAAGGGGATTCGTTTCCTATCTCTAAAAAGAGCAGGAAAACTGAATGGATTGTTGAGCACCAAACCAAACTGGAAAACGTATCATCAAAACTGGCCGCTACCCAATTCTGAACTGTTATTAAATCCCCATTTAAATCCGCAAAATGATGGTTATTAA
- a CDS encoding alpha/beta hydrolase family protein yields MMVIKKKTIFLMVIYLMVANFSFAQMKDFKANEFAGHTYNLSWLTWSPDKKYVSFQKSYEYSSDTLSLINVKHPEKIIFQSAGIYPNFLHYSKKGHLFMRGAKTAQLLKLPSVKPIIWENITDAFYLEKEEKIAILQKDILRIYNEDAELIDEIHGVNAIKKNKDILFFTGRNKNLYELIKWTANLKTTLNSSTHKRMNIVGNENPIFFIAERDSATTKNRVKYINITTRKEIIFQPPSSHLLKNVVQVSKIGTSKFLMTYTTTLPKNEKSTVDIWYVNDRNLAKKFQNNVGLENVIWNPEKSEYVLLNNDRFPKHIPIGHGGYVLALDPTANQDYTHDKIESELYRYDVNTNRYEFLGKVGVNCYMDDKGKYLLSYLNQNWILYTISTMENKALTLEADLIPYFSLSGEKIIFGGHQKIAEYNISASELKATRIPQGFNAEIISGSSEPLGIDSRFTKNSYDDSKTTLIKILNPETSDQTLGTYRNQSFQALYHSSDDLVSIPLMKDANSILYLKSNYNKPPVLIRNTNSREAAIFHSNKEDDAVFNYKKTRTYYRNSMGIPLTGLLYYPAHYKKGKKYPMVVGIYELMRNQSNKYLRDGFIGSVEGFNMRNFLDRGYFIYLPDITYDGRGPGKSAVDAVESSLDALANIGEIDFSKVGLIGHSHGGYETNFIATQSKRFAAYVSGAGNSDLVRSFHSFNYNFLSPFYWQFEEQQYRIYKPFAADKNLYLENSPIYHAEQVSQPILLWAGKEDRNIAWDQSMEFYLGLRRNDKKVIALFYEKEGHSFSERRNREDLFVRIKEWFDFHLKGIKTPWISEMYQ; encoded by the coding sequence ATGATGGTTATTAAAAAGAAAACAATTTTTCTGATGGTTATTTATCTGATGGTTGCAAATTTCAGTTTTGCTCAAATGAAAGATTTTAAAGCAAATGAGTTTGCAGGTCACACGTATAACCTCTCCTGGCTTACGTGGTCTCCGGATAAAAAATATGTTTCTTTTCAGAAAAGCTACGAATATTCCAGTGATACGCTGTCTTTAATAAATGTAAAACATCCTGAAAAAATCATATTTCAGTCGGCAGGAATATATCCTAATTTCCTGCATTACTCCAAAAAAGGTCATCTTTTTATGCGCGGAGCCAAGACGGCTCAACTACTGAAATTACCCTCCGTAAAACCCATAATATGGGAAAATATCACCGATGCCTTTTATCTGGAAAAAGAGGAGAAAATTGCAATATTGCAAAAAGACATCCTACGGATTTATAATGAAGATGCGGAGTTAATTGATGAAATTCATGGAGTGAATGCTATCAAAAAGAATAAGGATATTTTGTTTTTCACAGGTCGAAACAAAAATCTGTACGAGCTGATAAAATGGACTGCCAATCTAAAAACTACACTCAACTCTTCCACACATAAGAGAATGAATATTGTTGGTAATGAGAATCCCATTTTTTTCATCGCAGAACGAGATTCAGCAACCACAAAAAATAGGGTTAAGTATATTAACATCACCACCCGCAAAGAAATAATTTTTCAGCCACCTTCTTCTCACCTTTTAAAAAATGTGGTTCAAGTGTCAAAAATTGGTACAAGCAAATTTCTTATGACCTACACAACCACCCTCCCAAAAAATGAAAAATCTACTGTTGACATATGGTATGTCAATGACCGTAATTTGGCGAAGAAATTCCAGAACAACGTCGGACTGGAGAATGTAATTTGGAATCCGGAAAAATCGGAATATGTACTATTGAATAATGATCGTTTTCCGAAACATATTCCTATCGGACACGGTGGTTACGTGCTTGCATTAGACCCCACTGCAAATCAGGATTACACCCATGATAAAATTGAATCTGAGCTTTATCGATATGACGTAAATACTAATAGATACGAGTTTTTAGGAAAAGTAGGTGTAAACTGCTATATGGATGATAAAGGGAAATACCTTCTCTCTTACCTCAATCAAAATTGGATATTATACACGATTTCTACCATGGAAAATAAAGCTCTGACCCTTGAAGCTGACCTCATCCCTTATTTTAGCTTAAGTGGCGAAAAGATTATTTTTGGAGGACATCAAAAAATAGCAGAATACAATATTTCTGCTTCAGAATTAAAAGCGACCAGAATACCCCAAGGATTTAATGCAGAAATAATAAGTGGATCCAGTGAACCACTGGGCATTGACAGCCGGTTTACAAAAAACTCCTATGATGATAGCAAAACAACCCTTATTAAAATATTAAATCCCGAAACTTCTGACCAGACTTTGGGAACCTACCGTAATCAATCATTTCAAGCACTATACCACTCTTCTGATGATTTGGTATCAATTCCTTTAATGAAGGACGCCAATAGCATCTTATACCTTAAAAGCAATTACAACAAACCACCCGTTTTAATCAGAAACACAAACAGCAGAGAAGCAGCTATTTTTCATTCAAATAAAGAAGACGATGCAGTTTTTAACTATAAAAAAACTCGGACCTATTATCGCAATTCGATGGGCATTCCATTAACTGGATTGCTGTATTATCCTGCGCATTATAAAAAGGGCAAAAAATATCCTATGGTAGTAGGGATCTATGAATTAATGAGAAATCAAAGCAATAAATATTTAAGAGATGGATTTATTGGGAGTGTCGAAGGATTTAATATGAGAAACTTTTTGGATCGTGGTTATTTTATCTATTTACCAGATATAACCTATGACGGCAGAGGTCCCGGTAAATCTGCCGTAGATGCGGTAGAGTCTTCGTTGGACGCCTTAGCAAATATTGGAGAGATTGATTTTTCAAAAGTGGGATTAATAGGGCATTCTCATGGTGGGTACGAAACCAATTTTATTGCCACACAGAGCAAACGTTTTGCTGCCTATGTGAGTGGTGCAGGTAATAGCGATTTAGTACGCTCTTTCCATTCATTCAACTACAATTTTTTAAGTCCTTTTTATTGGCAGTTTGAAGAACAGCAATACCGAATATATAAACCGTTTGCAGCGGATAAAAATTTATATCTAGAAAACAGTCCCATATATCATGCAGAACA